A section of the Kluyveromyces lactis strain NRRL Y-1140 chromosome F complete sequence genome encodes:
- the RRT12 gene encoding Rrt12p (some similarities with uniprot|P25036 Saccharomyces cerevisiae YOR003W YSP3 subtilisin-like protease III), with protein sequence MRGILTLFVIWLHFVYPVICTEYLVSLKTPRALRYVFNFKIGGSSVKELIESKIHREFSFGKFNAISVDIPPVLADKLKDVPFISDVVANVKISLFDEFPQIASGLNNDQYDFETEDEEEAEEDEGSDTYEDDDNYDEDTDNGDTDFSDDFISQSRAPRHLARISRRAQLPVIEKDDTSSGLKYHYHEEHQGEGVFVYVLDSGVNHDHPDFEGRAMKGIDTTGEGSGDLVGHGTHVAGLIGSKTYGVAKKVNIVEVKVLDSMGKGTVTNIIEGLEYVVNQCIGKKRKCVINMSLGAPGTHSILDKAVSAVIEEGVVVVVAGGNSGLNACWYSPAKVRKAITVAAMDDRTDLMAPFSNWGACIDIWAPGVNVKSLSNKGRGTFVLSGTSMASPIVAGAAAIYLDQGADPAEVRKILSKTATRGVFKKRAIAVRPRTPNKVLYTGNNQEDDEFAYAVYPMIDEIKFMDQLKQATSRVKPPSGEMINLVTHDRKILKPRLSKFLKKVSNNS encoded by the coding sequence ATGCGAGGTATCTTGActctttttgttatttgGCTTCATTTTGTTTATCCTGTCATATGTACTGAATACCTTGTTAGCTTGAAGACTCCAAGAGCTTTAAGGTATGTTTTCAACTTTAAAATCGGCGGGTCCAGTGTCAAGGAATTGATAGAATCGAAGATCCACAGAGAATTCTCATTCGGTAAGTTCAATGCCatttctgttgatattcCTCCTGTTCTAGCGGAtaagttgaaagatgtaCCATTTATAAGTGATGTTGTGGCTAATGTGAAGATTAGTTTGTTCGATGAGTTCCCACAAATCGCTTCAGGATTAAACAATGATCAATATGACTTCGAAactgaagatgaggaagaggcagaagaagatgagggGAGTGATACttatgaagatgatgataattACGACGAGGATACAGACAATGGAGATACCGATTTTAGCGATGACTTCATCTCACAATCTCGAGCTCCAAGACATCTAGCAAGAATTTCTCGAAGAGCACAGTTACCAGTCATCGAGAAAGATGATACCTCATCTGGATTGAAATACCATTACCATGAAGAACACCAGGGTGAAGGGGTTTTCGTTTATGTACTTGATAGTGGAGTTAATCATGACCATCCCGATTTCGAAGGAAGGGCTATGAAAGGTATTGATACTACTGGAGAAGGCTCCGGAGATCTCGTAGGACATGGTACCCATGTTGCAGGTTTAATCGGTTCCAAGACTTATGGAGTGGCCAAGAAAGTTAATATTGTTGAAGTGAAGGTCCTAGATTCCATGGGAAAAGGCACTGTCACAAATATCATCGAAGGATTGGAATATGTCGTGAACCAATGCATCggaaagaagagaaaatgtGTCATAAACATGAGTCTCGGTGCACCAGGAACCCATTCGATTTTAGATAAAGCTGTTTCAGCAGTAATCGAAGAGGGTGTCgtggttgttgttgctggAGGAAACAGTGGATTGAACGCATGTTGGTACAGTCCTGCTAAGGTCAGGAAAGCAATTACTGTGGCTGCAATGGACGATAGAACCGATCTAATGGCACCATTCTCAAACTGGGGCGCTTGTATTGATATATGGGCTCCTGGTGTCAACGTGAAATCCCTTTCCAATAAAGGCCGGGGCACTTTTGTATTGAGTGGAACATCAATGGCATCTCCAATAGTAGCAGGTGCAGCTGCCATCTATTTGGATCAAGGTGCAGACCCTGCTGAAGTGAGAAAGATATTGAGTAAGACTGCTACGAGAGGTgttttcaagaagagaGCTATTGCTGTAAGACCAAGAACTCCAAATAAGGTTCTCTATACAGGAAACAATCAAGAGGATGATGAATTTGCTTACGCAGTTTACCCGATGATTGATGAGATAAAATTCATGGATCAGTTAAAGCAAGCTACAAGTCGAGTGAAACCGCCAAGTGGCGAGATGATTAATCTAGTAACACATGATAGAAAGATACTTAAACCACGATTGAGTAAGTTCCTAAAAAAAGTGAGTAACAATTCTTAA
- the TIM23 gene encoding protein transporter TIM23 (similar to uniprot|P32897 Saccharomyces cerevisiae YNR017W MAS6 Essential protein of the mitochondrial inner membrane component of the mitochondrial import system) — MSWLFGGKKSSTDSQENTTPVEQNDDKLKQTLGFDPSSISNVSNVISVPGGLSPSQLHPLAGLERGVEYMDLEEEQLSSMEGSQGLIPSRGWTDDLCYGTGAVYLVGLGLGGSYGFIEGLKNIPPNSPGKLQLNTVLNHITRRGPFLGNNAGVLALTYNLINSVIDSFRGKHDVAGSVAAGALTGAIFRSSRGLKPMGYASALMAAAAAGWCGIKSVIL; from the coding sequence ATGTCTTGGCTCTTCGGTGGTAAGAAGTCATCTACAGACTCACAAGAAAATACTACACCAGTTgaacaaaatgatgataaacTGAAACAAACTCTAGGATTCGATCCATCATCAATTTCGAATGTGTCGAACGTTATTTCTGTTCCAGGAGGATTAAGTCCATCACAGCTTCACCCATTAGCAGGGCTAGAGCGTGGTGTTGAGTATatggatttggaagaagaacagctttcttcaatggaaGGTTCTCAAGGTTTGATTCCATCTAGAGGTTGGACAGACGATTTATGTTACGGTACTGGTGCTGTATACTTGGTTGGTTTAGGTCTTGGTGGTTCTTATGGGTTCATTGAAGGGTTGAAGAACATCCCACCTAACTCACCAGGTaaattgcaattgaataCAGTATTAAACCATATCACAAGAAGAGGTCCATTTTTGGGTAACAATGCTGGTGTGTTGGCCTTAACTTACAACTTGATCAACTCAGTGATCGATTCTTTCAGAGGTAAGCATGATGTTGCTGGCTCAGTGGCAGCTGGTGCTTTAACTGGTGCTATTTTCAGATCTTCTAGAGGATTGAAACCAATGGGTTACGCATCCGCTTTGAtggctgctgctgctgcaggATGGTGCGGTATCAAGTCTGTAATCTTAtaa